One part of the Deltaproteobacteria bacterium genome encodes these proteins:
- a CDS encoding serine hydrolase, protein MVEANDLPIENTFQSPVVLEGSTIQSLVENELIHLKVSRRLLPGDEISLQLYDLTAKKMLADINGNETRNAASLIKLFVMLAVYDSISRQEFHETPEIEHHLYRMIAVSDNGATNYLIRRLGNGDALQGIMIINALVRRVGFSSTRLRELIPDGGKTYANQTSAADTTLFYRLLYEQKLISPQYSQKMNELLLKNIHDRIKTPQIKRDGVAVADKTGYVRGLNGDCGIVYQKSLTNGCDYALSIIIENKTRPSDGGWGKKKSSVIRYLSDRIYQTLKNGQSKS, encoded by the coding sequence GTGGTTGAAGCAAATGACCTGCCGATTGAAAATACCTTTCAGTCCCCTGTTGTCCTCGAAGGCAGTACCATTCAAAGCCTGGTTGAGAATGAACTTATCCATCTCAAGGTCAGCCGGCGACTTTTGCCGGGCGACGAGATTTCCCTTCAATTATACGACCTGACTGCTAAAAAAATGCTGGCCGACATTAACGGGAATGAAACCCGAAATGCGGCCAGCCTGATCAAACTTTTTGTCATGTTGGCTGTTTATGATTCCATTTCCCGTCAAGAGTTCCATGAAACCCCTGAAATAGAACACCACTTATATCGAATGATCGCCGTAAGTGATAACGGGGCTACGAATTATTTGATCCGTCGTTTGGGGAATGGGGATGCCCTTCAAGGGATCATGATTATCAATGCCTTGGTACGTCGAGTCGGTTTCTCCAGCACCCGTCTCCGGGAGCTGATCCCCGATGGAGGAAAAACTTATGCCAACCAGACTTCGGCGGCCGACACCACTCTTTTCTATCGATTACTCTATGAACAGAAATTAATCAGCCCCCAATATTCCCAGAAAATGAATGAACTCTTACTGAAAAATATTCATGATCGCATCAAAACGCCCCAAATCAAGCGCGATGGCGTGGCCGTAGCCGACAAGACCGGTTATGTTCGCGGCTTAAATGGCGACTGTGGTATCGTCTATCAAAAAAGCCTTACCAACGGGTGTGATTATGCCCTTTCCATTATTATTGAAAATAAAACCCGTCCTTCCGATGGAGGATGGGGAAAGAAAAAGAGCTCCGTCATCCGGTATCTTTCGGATCGAATCTACCAGACCCTGAAAAACGGCCAATCCAAGAGCTAA
- a CDS encoding arginine--tRNA ligase produces MRDQLKKRIQEAIAGTQGDYSGGPLLNSPIILSVPKIEDYGDYATNWAMLMAKVLKKSPMAIAESLAAKISTESGWLEKIEVVKPGFINFYLKDDALRNILPTILRQKNAFGQSRLGEGLKVQIEFVSANPTGPLHIGHGRGAALGGALTELLKATGHEVTTEYYLNDLGTQMETLGRSLQSRFKELQGESSVFPENGYQGAYIKDIAAEIKQGISNGALAGSFPDLSFFSQYGRTAILKDIQEDLKNFGIHFDSWFSEASLVNEGKVEALLQEMQDKGLLYQEGGATWFNSKSFGDEKDRVVVRANGALTYFASDMAYHLQKFSRGYHRLIDIWGADHHGYVPRLKAALQSLGRDPNDLTVILVQLVTLIREGKPVAMSTRAGEFITLKEVLNEVGRDAARYIFLTRRSDSPLDFDLDLAKKQSNENPVFYVQYAHARVCSVLGVAQSQGFNINDLDLKTIHRLTLPEERRICKHLMEYPEEVGQAAIKLEPHRLPFYLGELAAQFHYYYNQHRILLEDRELSQARLILSQAIGIVIKNALHLLGVSAPEKM; encoded by the coding sequence GTGCGCGATCAACTTAAAAAACGGATACAAGAAGCCATCGCAGGAACTCAGGGGGATTATTCGGGGGGCCCTCTGTTAAATAGTCCTATTATCCTTTCTGTCCCCAAAATTGAGGACTATGGGGATTATGCCACCAATTGGGCCATGCTTATGGCCAAAGTGCTGAAAAAGTCTCCTATGGCCATAGCCGAATCTTTGGCAGCGAAGATTTCGACCGAATCCGGTTGGTTGGAGAAAATCGAAGTGGTTAAACCGGGGTTTATTAATTTTTATTTAAAAGACGACGCCCTTCGAAATATTCTCCCTACCATTCTCCGCCAAAAGAATGCCTTTGGTCAAAGCCGGTTGGGAGAAGGGCTGAAAGTCCAGATAGAATTTGTCAGTGCCAACCCCACCGGTCCCTTGCATATAGGACATGGCCGGGGCGCCGCCCTCGGTGGCGCTTTAACCGAATTATTGAAGGCCACCGGCCATGAAGTAACGACGGAGTACTATTTAAATGATCTCGGCACCCAAATGGAAACGTTGGGTCGTTCCCTTCAATCTCGATTTAAGGAATTACAAGGGGAATCCTCTGTGTTTCCGGAAAACGGCTATCAGGGTGCTTATATAAAAGACATCGCTGCCGAAATAAAACAAGGAATTTCCAACGGGGCCTTGGCAGGGTCTTTTCCGGACCTGTCTTTCTTTTCCCAATATGGCCGTACGGCCATCTTAAAAGACATTCAGGAAGACCTGAAAAATTTTGGAATCCATTTCGACTCCTGGTTCAGTGAGGCCAGTTTAGTTAACGAGGGAAAGGTTGAGGCCCTGCTCCAGGAGATGCAAGACAAAGGTCTTTTGTATCAGGAAGGGGGGGCCACCTGGTTTAATAGTAAGTCTTTCGGAGATGAGAAAGATCGGGTGGTGGTGCGGGCCAACGGCGCCTTGACCTATTTCGCCTCGGACATGGCTTATCATTTACAAAAATTCAGCCGAGGTTATCATCGGCTGATCGATATCTGGGGGGCAGACCATCATGGCTATGTCCCCAGGCTGAAAGCTGCTCTTCAGAGTTTAGGGAGGGACCCGAATGATTTGACGGTCATCCTGGTTCAACTGGTTACCTTGATCCGGGAGGGCAAACCCGTCGCCATGTCCACCAGGGCAGGAGAATTCATCACTCTAAAAGAAGTCTTGAATGAAGTGGGCCGGGATGCCGCCCGCTATATTTTCCTGACCAGGCGATCGGACAGCCCTTTGGATTTTGATCTGGATCTGGCCAAAAAACAGAGCAACGAAAATCCCGTTTTCTATGTTCAGTATGCCCATGCCCGGGTTTGCAGTGTCTTAGGTGTAGCGCAGTCACAAGGATTTAACATAAACGACCTGGATTTAAAGACCATCCATCGATTGACCTTGCCTGAAGAGAGAAGGATCTGCAAACATTTGATGGAATATCCGGAAGAGGTAGGGCAGGCGGCCATCAAGTTGGAACCCCACCGGTTACCTTTTTACTTAGGGGAATTGGCGGCCCAGTTTCATTATTATTATAACCAACACCGAATCCTCCTTGAGGACCGTGAACTGAGTCAGGCTCGCTTAATCCTCTCCCAGGCCATAGGAATAGTAATAAAAAATGCTTTACATTTGTTGGGAGTTTCCGCCCCGGAAAAAATGTGA
- the alr gene encoding alanine racemase yields the protein MKNPVRSTPGSWVEINLSHLKENYLSIREKINPPAKIMAVVKADAYGHGLVPVARELIRLGITVLGVGSVEEGIMVRKKVSAHIPVVILLGCYAEESTACLRYRLTPVVYSLEVAQQLHRAARKRKILFPVHLKVDTGMGRLGVPWSELEAFLKKLILLKGLQVTGITSHFGQADVKKQPYNDLQWKRFVMAVDRARQLGFALTQNHMANSAALLNYNHSHLQYVRPGILLYGCNPTIPAVRTRPFKVTPVMTLKSRILQVKQLPAGVEVSYGGTYITARPETVAIIPIGYANGYPRILSNRGEVLIRGRRFPIIGRVCMNLIIVRVDPTLPIQPGDEVVLMGSQGRDNVSADELAQKAETIPYELLCLLGRLNHRKYLDI from the coding sequence ATGAAAAACCCTGTTCGTTCTACTCCGGGTTCCTGGGTCGAAATAAATCTTTCCCATCTCAAAGAAAACTATCTATCCATCAGGGAGAAGATTAACCCCCCTGCCAAAATCATGGCGGTTGTTAAAGCCGATGCCTACGGTCATGGCCTGGTTCCCGTTGCCAGGGAATTGATTCGTCTCGGAATAACCGTTCTTGGCGTCGGTTCTGTCGAGGAAGGGATCATGGTCAGGAAAAAGGTCAGTGCCCATATCCCGGTAGTCATTTTGCTGGGGTGTTATGCTGAAGAAAGCACCGCTTGTCTTCGCTACCGATTGACCCCGGTCGTCTATTCTTTGGAAGTGGCTCAACAGCTCCACCGGGCCGCCCGAAAAAGGAAAATACTTTTCCCGGTCCACCTCAAGGTTGATACCGGCATGGGCCGTTTAGGGGTGCCTTGGTCTGAACTGGAAGCCTTCTTAAAAAAACTGATCTTGTTAAAAGGTCTTCAAGTAACCGGGATAACATCGCATTTCGGCCAGGCGGACGTTAAAAAACAACCCTATAATGACCTGCAATGGAAACGATTTGTCATGGCCGTTGACAGGGCTCGACAACTTGGATTCGCATTAACCCAAAACCATATGGCCAATAGCGCCGCCCTGCTCAATTATAACCATAGCCACCTCCAGTATGTTCGCCCCGGAATCTTGCTGTATGGGTGTAACCCGACCATTCCGGCCGTCCGGACCCGACCTTTCAAGGTAACACCGGTCATGACTTTAAAAAGCCGCATCCTGCAAGTCAAACAACTGCCGGCTGGGGTTGAAGTCAGTTATGGGGGAACTTATATTACTGCTCGACCGGAAACCGTTGCTATTATCCCCATCGGGTACGCTAACGGTTATCCCAGAATTTTATCCAATCGGGGCGAAGTCTTGATACGGGGACGTCGTTTTCCTATCATCGGGCGGGTTTGTATGAACCTGATCATAGTCCGGGTTGATCCCACCCTCCCGATACAACCGGGCGATGAAGTCGTGCTTATGGGAAGTCAAGGGCGAGATAACGTTAGTGCTGATGAACTGGCCCAAAAAGCGGAAACCATCCCCTATGAACTCTTATGTCTCCTGGGGAGGTTGAATCACCGAAAATATTTAGATATTTGA
- the recA gene encoding recombinase RecA produces MKPNGDKGGDKGRAIEMAMSQIEKQFGKGSIMRLGAEALTADIPFIPTGSLSLDIATGIGGIPRGRITEIYGPESSGKTTLALHTIAEAQKRGGMAAFIDAEHALDIIYANKLGVNCDDLLVSQPDNGEQALEIAEILVRSGAMDIVVVDSVAALVPRAEIEGEMGDAHMGLQARLMSQALRKLTGTISKTHTSLVFINQIRMKIGVMFGNPETTTGGNALKFYASLRLDIRKTGTLKDGQEIVGTRTKVKVVKNKIAPPFKEAEFDILYGEGISKEGDILDLGVAHDIIEKSGTWYSFAGNRIGQGRDNARGYLKEHPEALAEVETKVKQTYGLIKEPQQ; encoded by the coding sequence ATGAAACCAAATGGTGACAAAGGCGGTGACAAAGGCCGGGCCATAGAAATGGCTATGAGTCAAATTGAAAAGCAGTTTGGAAAAGGCTCTATTATGCGTCTGGGAGCAGAGGCCTTAACCGCCGATATCCCTTTTATTCCTACAGGATCTTTATCCCTGGACATTGCCACCGGCATCGGCGGAATTCCCCGTGGCCGAATCACCGAAATCTATGGGCCGGAATCATCCGGCAAGACCACCCTGGCCTTGCACACCATCGCCGAGGCCCAGAAAAGAGGCGGCATGGCTGCTTTCATCGATGCCGAACATGCCTTGGATATCATCTATGCCAATAAATTGGGGGTGAATTGCGATGACCTCCTGGTCTCCCAACCCGATAACGGAGAGCAGGCCCTTGAGATTGCTGAAATACTGGTACGCAGTGGGGCCATGGATATCGTCGTAGTCGATTCCGTGGCGGCCCTGGTCCCCCGGGCAGAAATCGAAGGAGAAATGGGAGATGCCCATATGGGGCTTCAAGCCCGGCTCATGTCTCAAGCCCTTAGAAAACTGACCGGGACCATCAGCAAGACCCACACTTCCCTGGTTTTTATCAACCAGATCCGGATGAAAATCGGCGTTATGTTCGGCAATCCCGAAACCACTACCGGTGGAAATGCCTTAAAATTTTATGCTTCCCTGAGGCTGGATATACGGAAAACCGGCACCCTTAAGGATGGGCAGGAAATCGTCGGAACCCGGACCAAAGTCAAGGTAGTCAAAAATAAGATCGCCCCTCCGTTTAAAGAGGCTGAATTTGACATCCTCTACGGAGAAGGGATATCCAAAGAAGGGGATATCCTGGATCTCGGAGTAGCGCACGATATTATTGAGAAAAGCGGTACCTGGTATTCTTTTGCAGGTAATCGCATCGGCCAGGGCCGTGACAATGCCCGGGGTTATCTTAAAGAACATCCGGAAGCCCTGGCCGAAGTCGAAACAAAAGTTAAACAAACCTATGGATTGATCAAGGAACCACAACAATAA
- the alaS gene encoding alanine--tRNA ligase, producing the protein MKTGKEIRQTFLDYFRDQGHEVVKSASLIPRDDPTLLFTNAGMVPFKRIFLGEERREYSRAVSSQKCVRAGGKHNDLENVGRTARHHTFFEMLGNFSFGDYFKPEAINLAWNLLVKVYNLPEEKLYVSVYEKDDEAYKIWHQKIGISKEKIVRLGDKDNFWSMGDTGPCGPCSEILIDQGPELGCDRPDCAPGCDCDRYLEIWNLVFMQFNRDSNGVLLPLPKPSIDTGMGLERITAVIQGVPNNFQTDLFRDIILAIETLSGTRIGQKEETDIAIKVIADHSRALAFLLADGAIPSNEGRGYVVRRILRRAARFGKVLGINKPFLHGLAEVVAEVMSDIFPEVKEQIPFTSQVIQKEEERFLETLDYGLKVLNDELDRLRLQKENVLPGALVFKLYDTYGFPLDIIQDVIRNQDLRLDQEGFDLHMERQREMSRQAWKGSGERELEDVYKDLMARDLKNEFIGYTTLEKESPILALIQEGKETKQAIAPGEIELVAAETPFYAESGGQSGDQGTITSKQGWLSVETTFALPNGLILHRGRLQEGTLKVGDRVILSVSNDWRSSTANNHTATHLLHGSLRRILGDQVKQAGSLVSPQRLRFDFSHYSALSLKELQAVEDLVNAQIQKNFPVDTKVMAYEEAKATGAIALFEERYGDRVRLVRIGDFSQELCGGTHSSRTGNLGFFKILSEGSVASGVRRIEAVTGKEAVKIVHQTEERLKALGELLKVGPEDLGLRIEKLLAQQKELERTIARLNKTLLGGGGIEKILEGAREIQGIKILSTPVPISESKELRDMADSLRDRLGSGIVILGGVNDEKVLLVTMVSKDLTRKFQAGKIIKRIANALGGDGGGRPDMAQAGGNRPDLLETILAQVYEWIGEEGGSGKG; encoded by the coding sequence TTGAAAACCGGAAAAGAGATACGTCAAACCTTTTTGGACTACTTTAGAGATCAGGGACACGAGGTCGTCAAGAGCGCTTCCTTGATCCCGCGGGACGACCCCACTCTGCTCTTTACCAATGCCGGAATGGTCCCTTTCAAGAGGATTTTTTTAGGGGAAGAACGACGGGAGTATTCCCGGGCCGTCTCCAGTCAGAAATGTGTTCGCGCCGGAGGAAAGCATAACGACCTGGAAAATGTCGGCCGGACTGCCCGCCACCATACCTTCTTTGAGATGTTGGGCAATTTTTCCTTCGGCGATTATTTTAAACCCGAGGCCATTAATCTGGCCTGGAATCTATTGGTCAAGGTTTATAATCTGCCGGAAGAAAAACTTTATGTCTCCGTTTATGAAAAAGACGATGAGGCCTATAAAATTTGGCACCAAAAAATAGGGATTTCCAAAGAAAAGATCGTCCGGTTGGGGGACAAAGATAATTTCTGGTCCATGGGAGATACCGGTCCCTGCGGGCCCTGTTCGGAAATCCTGATCGATCAGGGACCCGAACTCGGCTGTGATCGGCCGGACTGTGCCCCCGGATGTGATTGCGATCGTTACCTGGAAATCTGGAACCTGGTTTTTATGCAGTTTAACCGCGACTCGAACGGCGTTTTATTGCCGTTACCCAAACCGAGCATTGATACCGGTATGGGGCTGGAACGTATCACCGCCGTCATCCAGGGAGTCCCCAATAATTTTCAGACCGACCTCTTTCGGGACATCATCCTGGCCATTGAGACCCTTTCCGGAACCCGTATAGGGCAAAAAGAAGAAACCGATATTGCCATCAAGGTTATCGCCGACCACAGCCGGGCTTTGGCCTTTTTATTAGCCGATGGGGCCATCCCATCCAACGAAGGAAGGGGTTATGTGGTCCGCCGGATATTGCGTCGGGCGGCCCGGTTTGGCAAGGTCTTGGGTATTAACAAACCCTTTTTGCATGGTTTGGCCGAGGTTGTGGCCGAGGTGATGTCCGACATCTTTCCCGAGGTTAAGGAACAGATTCCTTTTACCTCCCAGGTCATTCAAAAAGAAGAAGAGCGCTTCCTGGAGACTCTGGATTATGGCTTAAAAGTCCTTAATGATGAATTAGACCGGCTCCGATTGCAAAAAGAGAATGTCCTGCCGGGTGCCTTGGTTTTTAAGTTATATGATACCTACGGATTCCCTCTGGACATCATACAGGATGTGATCCGAAACCAGGACCTGCGCCTAGACCAGGAAGGTTTCGATCTCCATATGGAAAGACAACGGGAGATGTCCCGGCAAGCCTGGAAAGGCAGCGGGGAGCGGGAGCTTGAGGACGTCTATAAAGATCTGATGGCCCGGGATTTAAAAAATGAATTTATCGGCTATACCACTCTGGAGAAAGAATCCCCAATTTTAGCCTTAATTCAGGAGGGAAAAGAAACCAAACAGGCCATCGCTCCCGGAGAAATTGAGCTGGTGGCAGCGGAGACCCCTTTTTATGCCGAATCGGGGGGACAATCCGGCGATCAGGGGACTATTACTTCCAAGCAGGGTTGGCTTTCTGTGGAAACGACCTTTGCCTTACCGAATGGTTTGATCCTACATCGCGGTCGTTTGCAGGAAGGGACCTTGAAGGTAGGAGACCGGGTTATCCTTTCTGTTTCCAACGACTGGCGATCCTCTACGGCTAACAACCATACCGCCACTCACCTGCTCCATGGATCCTTACGTCGTATTTTGGGAGATCAGGTCAAACAAGCAGGATCCCTGGTATCTCCCCAAAGACTGCGTTTTGATTTTTCCCATTATTCGGCCCTGTCCCTGAAAGAACTCCAGGCCGTGGAAGATCTGGTTAATGCACAGATTCAGAAAAATTTTCCGGTAGATACCAAGGTCATGGCGTATGAAGAGGCCAAAGCAACCGGGGCTATCGCCTTATTTGAAGAAAGGTACGGTGACCGGGTTCGCCTGGTGCGCATTGGGGATTTCAGCCAGGAATTATGTGGAGGGACTCATTCCTCTCGAACCGGAAATTTAGGATTTTTTAAGATCCTATCCGAAGGAAGCGTGGCTTCCGGGGTAAGACGGATTGAGGCGGTTACCGGAAAGGAGGCTGTAAAAATCGTTCATCAAACCGAAGAACGTCTGAAAGCCTTAGGAGAATTGTTGAAGGTGGGACCGGAAGATCTGGGGCTCCGTATTGAAAAACTTCTGGCCCAGCAGAAAGAATTGGAGCGAACCATCGCCCGGTTGAATAAAACGCTTCTCGGCGGAGGGGGGATTGAAAAAATCCTGGAAGGCGCCCGGGAGATCCAAGGGATCAAAATCCTTTCCACTCCTGTCCCCATCAGTGAGTCCAAGGAGCTCAGGGATATGGCCGATTCCCTTCGAGACCGTCTGGGCTCAGGAATCGTCATCCTTGGCGGGGTAAACGATGAAAAGGTTCTATTGGTAACCATGGTCTCCAAAGATCTTACCCGGAAATTCCAGGCCGGAAAAATCATCAAACGGATTGCCAATGCCCTGGGGGGAGACGGCGGGGGAAGACCGGACATGGCCCAGGCCGGCGGTAATCGCCCTGATTTACTGGAAACAATCCTGGCCCAGGTTTATGAATGGATTGGGGAAGAAGGGGGCTCTGGCAAAGGTTAG
- a CDS encoding SPOR domain-containing protein, with protein MKPQPYNRKKRFSFELNRTQMIISIAGALFILCWVFILGIIVGRGYVSDTISRAFSDQIQKLQQEKKALMDKYLAQEKKGDGPQAEILKPQLDFYDKLSQKDSGNTLMTAPTPTPKPLSGEGKAEATNKTASPETQKESKETQPEAKVFKESPSSPGETESFMVQIGSYREEATAQSGVKRLQGKGYQAYLKAKEIPQKGGKWFRVQIGPLKTRLEAEKMVKKLAHDGFQAVVLENNP; from the coding sequence ATGAAGCCGCAACCCTACAATCGAAAAAAACGATTCTCTTTTGAGCTGAACAGGACCCAGATGATCATCAGTATCGCCGGAGCCCTCTTCATCTTGTGTTGGGTCTTTATCTTGGGAATCATTGTCGGTCGTGGATACGTTTCAGACACCATAAGCCGGGCCTTTAGTGATCAAATTCAGAAACTTCAACAAGAGAAAAAGGCCCTGATGGATAAATATCTGGCCCAGGAAAAAAAAGGCGATGGTCCTCAGGCGGAAATCCTTAAACCCCAATTGGACTTTTATGATAAGCTCTCCCAAAAAGATTCGGGAAACACCCTGATGACGGCTCCCACGCCAACCCCTAAACCCTTATCAGGAGAGGGGAAGGCCGAGGCAACCAACAAAACCGCTTCGCCGGAAACTCAAAAGGAGTCCAAGGAAACGCAGCCGGAAGCCAAGGTTTTCAAAGAGTCTCCGTCATCCCCGGGGGAGACGGAAAGCTTCATGGTTCAAATCGGATCTTATCGTGAGGAGGCGACGGCCCAATCCGGTGTTAAGCGATTACAGGGAAAAGGGTATCAGGCTTATTTGAAGGCCAAAGAAATCCCCCAAAAAGGCGGAAAATGGTTCCGGGTTCAGATTGGTCCTTTGAAGACCAGGTTGGAAGCCGAAAAAATGGTTAAAAAGTTAGCCCATGACGGCTTCCAGGCTGTGGTGCTGGAAAACAACCCATGA
- the thpR gene encoding RNA 2',3'-cyclic phosphodiesterase, with translation MIRSFLAIELPENLKGSIASVINELRKIPSNIKWVSSENTHLTLKFFGSIPDERVEKISQTLLKVAPAYPRFKLSLKGLGAFPNLFRPRVIWAGLGGEIEILQGFYHDLELALIPLGIPKEERPFHPHLTLGRNKLNQINEPLYTLLSGWSKEETASFEVQELIFFRSDLKPAGPVYTRLGVFPLEQNNVL, from the coding sequence ATGATACGTTCCTTTTTAGCGATAGAACTTCCTGAAAACCTGAAGGGGAGCATTGCAAGTGTTATCAACGAGCTGCGTAAGATTCCTTCAAATATTAAATGGGTCTCCTCAGAAAACACCCATTTGACCTTGAAGTTTTTTGGCTCCATACCCGATGAAAGGGTTGAAAAAATTTCACAGACACTTTTGAAGGTTGCCCCGGCTTACCCCAGGTTCAAACTGAGTCTGAAAGGGTTGGGCGCTTTTCCAAACCTGTTCAGGCCCCGGGTGATCTGGGCCGGTCTGGGGGGAGAGATTGAGATCCTGCAGGGATTTTACCATGACCTTGAACTGGCCCTTATTCCCCTGGGAATCCCGAAAGAAGAACGGCCATTTCATCCCCATCTGACCCTGGGGAGGAACAAGTTAAATCAAATAAATGAGCCCCTTTATACGCTCTTGTCCGGATGGTCGAAAGAAGAGACGGCCTCATTTGAGGTGCAGGAATTGATTTTTTTCCGAAGCGATTTGAAACCTGCCGGGCCGGTTTATACCCGGTTGGGGGTCTTTCCACTGGAACAAAATAACGTGCTATAG
- a CDS encoding phosphatidylglycerophosphatase A, translating into MSNPSLKGPILFLSSGTYLGYIPLASGTFGTLWGLPIFFWLSTQSLWIQVLFIIGSIGLAILLAGQAEKIWNRKDPSQVVIDEIVGYLTAMAGMPFSWTMAVSGFFIFRIMDILKPFPIRKIDQGLPGGWGIVLDDVLAGVYSQIILRILVYLWG; encoded by the coding sequence ATGAGCAACCCTTCTTTAAAAGGGCCGATCTTATTTCTGAGTTCCGGGACCTATCTGGGTTATATCCCCCTGGCTTCAGGCACTTTTGGAACCCTTTGGGGGCTGCCCATTTTCTTCTGGCTTTCAACTCAATCCCTTTGGATCCAGGTTCTTTTTATTATTGGCTCCATCGGCCTGGCCATCCTTTTGGCCGGACAAGCAGAAAAAATTTGGAACCGGAAAGATCCCTCCCAGGTTGTGATCGACGAAATAGTCGGTTATCTGACCGCCATGGCTGGAATGCCTTTCTCCTGGACCATGGCTGTTTCAGGTTTTTTTATCTTCCGGATCATGGATATTTTAAAACCCTTTCCGATTCGAAAAATCGATCAGGGTCTGCCGGGAGGTTGGGGCATCGTCCTGGATGACGTTTTAGCCGGGGTTTATAGCCAAATCATACTTCGTATCCTGGTTTATTTATGGGGCTAA
- a CDS encoding competence/damage-inducible protein A, translating to MGLKIEIIGIGNELITGRVLDQNAGYAAARLHSFGFEVSRIVLIGDQPKVICSALKKAEKRADAVIVTGGLGGTLDDLTVDAVSRTFHRPLVLNQGLQGQIKKFLTKRAIPWDPIFEKMAWLPEGVELFQPRPKACGFIMIEKGKPFFFLPGVPGEMRRFLDRQIIPYLIQQYPGQGVIRQRVYKIFGLLEPEINEKLKDLAKHYETLQLGFYPNFPEHHLTVSVRAEKAQWADSLLDSIEKVVEEQLSEYLVSKNDQTLEQVVGDLLRQKKWTLAVAESCTGGLIGHQITNVPGSSEYFDRGLIVYSNRAKTELLGIPQRTLSRYGAVSKKTALLMAEGIREKSRSDLGLAVTGIAGPGGGTPEKPVGTVWIALSSEQGSKAGHFLFGRRRAQIKILTAYTALNWVRRLLLDDTFLFSDRTS from the coding sequence ATGGGGCTAAAAATAGAAATCATTGGTATAGGTAATGAATTGATTACCGGCCGGGTCCTGGACCAAAATGCCGGTTATGCCGCTGCCAGGTTGCATTCCTTCGGATTTGAAGTAAGCCGTATTGTCCTGATCGGAGACCAGCCCAAGGTAATCTGTTCGGCCCTGAAAAAGGCCGAAAAAAGGGCTGATGCGGTTATAGTGACCGGTGGTTTGGGGGGAACCCTGGATGATCTGACCGTTGATGCCGTCAGTCGTACTTTTCACCGACCCCTGGTCCTCAATCAGGGTCTTCAAGGTCAAATTAAAAAATTTTTAACGAAAAGGGCCATCCCCTGGGACCCCATTTTTGAAAAAATGGCCTGGTTACCGGAAGGGGTGGAACTTTTTCAACCCAGACCAAAGGCCTGCGGTTTTATCATGATAGAAAAAGGGAAACCTTTTTTCTTCTTACCCGGGGTACCCGGTGAAATGCGAAGGTTCTTAGACCGTCAGATTATTCCTTATTTAATCCAGCAATATCCGGGTCAAGGGGTCATCCGGCAAAGGGTTTACAAGATTTTTGGTTTATTGGAACCGGAGATCAATGAAAAGCTTAAGGATTTGGCAAAGCATTATGAAACTCTCCAATTAGGGTTTTATCCCAATTTTCCCGAGCATCACTTAACGGTCTCCGTTCGGGCCGAAAAAGCCCAGTGGGCCGACTCCCTCCTGGATAGCATCGAAAAGGTGGTGGAAGAACAATTATCCGAGTATCTTGTTTCCAAAAATGATCAAACCCTGGAACAAGTAGTCGGCGATTTATTGCGGCAAAAAAAATGGACCCTGGCTGTGGCCGAATCCTGTACTGGCGGCCTGATCGGTCATCAAATTACCAATGTTCCGGGAAGTTCTGAATATTTCGATCGTGGCCTCATTGTCTACAGCAACCGGGCCAAAACGGAACTGCTCGGAATTCCCCAAAGGACCTTATCCCGATATGGGGCGGTCAGTAAAAAAACTGCCCTCTTAATGGCTGAGGGTATTCGGGAAAAAAGCCGATCAGATTTAGGATTGGCCGTCACCGGCATAGCCGGCCCTGGAGGGGGAACCCCTGAAAAACCCGTTGGAACGGTCTGGATTGCCCTGTCTTCGGAGCAAGGCAGTAAAGCCGGGCATTTTCTTTTTGGCCGCCGACGGGCACAAATCAAAATCCTGACGGCCTATACCGCCCTGAATTGGGTCCGGAGGCTTCTCTTAGATGATACGTTCCTTTTTAGCGATAGAACTTCCTGA